In the Trichoderma atroviride chromosome 4, complete sequence genome, TCTGGCCAATAGCTGCTCGCAGCGGAAAACGTCTATTCTGCCTGTTCGTCCTCTGCTTCGTcctctgcttcatcatctgcttcattctctgcttcattctctgcttcattctctgcttcattctctgcttcatcatctgcttcatcatcttgaaGAGAGTTTACCTGGTGCTGGACCTTCAAAAAGACTTCCAAGAAGTTCCCAAATCTCTTCTCTAGATCAGGATCCGACCCAACCCAAATGTTCTTCAGTCCTTCTCCAAAGTCCTTTCTCTGGTCAACTGGGTTGACTTGATTCATTGCAGAATCCCAGTGTTTGCCATAAAACTCCATTTGCCAATTAATCTTGTTCTCTGGCGCACGAGTGTTGAGTCCCTCCCACTCCTGATTTATACCTATCTCCAGCACATATGGACTATCTTGAAACTCTGCGATAAACGATGTCTTCAGTCGAGTCCGGTAAATATCATGGCTCCAGTACCTAGGGTCTTTGGTCACTACTACTGCGGAGGGCTGAAGAAAATTGGTTTCATCCTCGTTGCAGCCATCCCTGAGCTTTAGCGTTTCGAGTAGTCTCAAGAGCTCTTTTGGTACGCTCTCGTATTTCCACGTTTCTGCATGAAGTCTCCAGTCAAATATCCTAACACCTCATTGTATCAGTACTGCACGCACACTAGATGGCCTCTTATAGCAAACTTACATTTCTGGAGCCGTCACTTTCCAGTCGATGTAGGAGACTGGCGAACTAAGACCAAGCTTGGCTCGGGATAACGCGGACTCATCGCTCGCCCAGTTTTCTACCTTTAACTCTCTGTCGTCGCCCATGGTGAGATACAAAGTGTGTGTGCGTTTCACGCTTTTGCGATCCAGACGAAGGTCATCTGCACCATCATATTCCAGCATACGGTTTATAATGTAATTCGAAAGACGGAATTCCCTAAAACTTCAAATATAGTCAGTATGGAGATTCAACCAAGAAATGAAGAGGGGGTATGGTTGTCTGTGAGAGCTACCGAGTGCTGAAATGAAGTCCACCTTGGTGTGAGTACAGTTTCACTTGAGCTGCGTAGTCATCCCAATTGACTAGATCTGCTTGGCCTTTCCCGAATATATTGTCATCCAAGAGTGCGAAAGACACACGCATCCTGATTTCGGAATTGGAACTTTTAAGGCATTTTGAAGCAGTTTGAAGATGCGGACGAAGCTCATGGAGAAGTGCTGCCACAGTTTTTGGCATATTATCAGGCTCGGTAAAATGCTTGGATATTCGAGGTCGTTGATCGGGATACACTCGTATACGAGTGTCGTCGGTTACTCTTGAGCTCTTCTGGGGAATTATCACCGAAGTCAAAAGGTCTCTCGATAAGCGCGCATCATGAAAACGTTGGTTGAGAGTGTATATGGCTGCTTGGAGATTGGTCACGGACTCGCTGAAGATTTTGAGCACGTTTGGACTCTCTGGCCCATCGGCAACGATCCAAACTTGATGCCGTTGCCGAACAGCATCCATTTCGCTGTCATGTGTCGTAAACTGTGTAGCATAGAAGCCATACTCCTTAATGGATGTCACAAAGGTAGCCTTATCAAGGGTCAGTGGACTACGAGCAATTGGCATTGATTGGAGAATACAAGAGCAGTATGAAAGATATCGACGCCACTTACTTCTATCAGGTCTCTATCAGCAGGCGGCGGCCCGCGATAGTCCCCGGCAAATGCGGCGACTGTTAGTTGCCGCCTATCATTCATTTGGGACTTGGCGGTTGCCATTCTCTTTGGTGAGCCCCAGAATTTCCTTGACCCTTCATTCTGTCCATTTGGATTTTGGAAGTTTCGAGGCCTAGGCGGCCGGGAGCTTGCCCGAAGCTTGCCTTTGTTCATCTTGGCAATTTCCAGTCAAAGTTGCTCTAGCAGCTTTTAGAGCACATGAAGTGAACCTAGAGCTTGATGATATGAATAGATGATTGGCATGGGAGAGATACAATGCGGAGAGGGGGTGTGGTGTGTTATTTTAGAAAGAATAAAGGGGATGTGATCAGGTGCCAGCAAAGCTactgtatatatatgcaGCCTACCGACATGGTAAGCCTGAGGCAGCTCTGTGACGGGCGGTAAGGGAAGTGAAAGGAAAGTGAAAGAGATGCTGGCGGCAAGAGGCATCTGCTGGCCAGCAGTCAATCACTGCCAAGGCATCTGCACGTTCCCGTTTGGCAGAATGCGAGTCTACGTCGCACAATGAGCCAAAGCTGCTCTGTAAATAATGCAGCTAGTTGTATTATTCATCATACATTGTGTCTATTGTTACGGCTTTCTCATCGTATCAAAGATATAACAGACAACAGTCTCAGCCCTCGACACGGGCGTGAAGCGTATCCTACCTAGCTGCGTACACTACTTCACTTTGGTAAGCTATAATCATCGTATAGCACTTCCACTGTTCAAGAATCAAAGTATTTTAGTATGTTCATATTTACACGACATTCAGAGCCGTAATGTTTTgcatttcttcgtctttaAGAGCGGGTACTGGATGGTCTGCTTGCTGTGTACTGGGAATATGCATCAATTGACTATGCACATATCGAGTTCTCTCCGGCGCGTCTCCCAAAAATCCAGACGCGTTAATTGATCTAGACTACTTAGCTACCCTACTAAGTGCTGGGTGTAACTTGCTGAGCTGCTTTAAGCTCCATGATTCATTTTCAGACCAATTAAATGCCGTCACTGCTCTGATTATTTTCCCAAGGAAACGACAATCTAAACAAGGCATCAACCTCCAACTCATCGAGCCGCTCAGTAGCAGCTTAACTATTCATCTTTACCCCGGCATCCTCACTAATGACGGCTCAGACCACTCCTCAGACCAATCCTCACTCGACCCGAGGGCGCAAACGTGCTTTTTCTGCTGCGGAGGCTAGCGAAGAATCAGACAATAATTCAGAAACTGGAGAACTATCATGGGAATGGCTGTATACCACCGAACAAGCAGATAATGGCGAAAAGGGCGATGGGGATcgcaagaggaggagaggcgtGGCCAGTTCCAAGATTGCTGGGGCTCGATATGGCGATTTCGAATGCCGCGTTGGAGACACGGTGATGCTCAAGGCGGCCGATGGGTCCATTGGAGCTTGGGTAGCCATCATCTGCGATTTCCAGGAAGACAGCGAGACTGGAGAAATGAGCGCCAATTTCATGTGGTTCTTGACAGAGAAGGAGATCCGTAACAAGGGGAGAAAGCGAGAAGACTTCTACTGGGTACGTACAGTTGCTATTCCTTGAACGAAACATCATTCTTCTAACCAACAATCTAGAACGAGCTGTACATCTCGCCATCCTTCGACGTAAATCCCCTGGCGTCGATCAATGGCAAGGCCAATATCATGTCCCTAGACGCCTTTCTCAGCGCGCATCCCTCCGGAAAGATATCGCGAAATTCGCCCGACTTTGGGAAGACATTTGTATGTCGGCGTGGCTGCAACACCCGATCTACTACATACACGGACGAGTTTGTATGGGAAGAAACTTATGAGAATGGGGACGTATCAGCTTTAAAGGACTTTGTGGAGAAGAATACCAGAGCAACCCGTCGAAAAGCTCGAGCTCAATCACCGCCAGAGGCCGAGGGTACATACCTACCGCCTCAAACACCAACCAAGACCGGCAGAAACTCAGCGACAACTCCCAAATCGAAGCGAGGACCGAGGAGTGGCGGAAAGAAACTAGAGTTCACGCCTCTAGCCACCAGAAAGCTGTCGCCCAGCCAGGTCCAATCTTCCCCGTTTCAGATTGCACGTTCGCGCCTCCATGTCTCAGCAGTTCCCACCAGCTTGCCTTGTCGTGAAGGAGAATTCTCACTGGTATACTCACATCTAGAAGCCGCCATCACGGAGGGTACTGGCAACTGTATCTATATCTCCGGGACACCGGGGACTGGAAAGACGGCCACGGTACGAGAAGTCATTTCTCGCCTTGAAGAAGCCGTCGGCTCAGACGAGTTGGACGATTTCATATTCGTTGAGATCAATGGCATGAAGATTACAGATCCTCATCAGGCATACTCGCTGCTATGGGAAGCTATCAAGGGCGAACGTGCAAGCCCTGCCCAGTCACTCGACCTATTGGAGCGAGAATTCAGCAATCCTAGCCCACGACGCGTTCCATGTGTCGTGTTGATGGACGAGCTCGATCAACTAGTCACGAAAAATCAAGCAGTCATGTACAACTTTTTCAACTGGCCAACCCTCCGACACAGTCGTCTTATTGTGCTTGCAGTAGCCAACACAATGGATCTTCCTGAGAGAACTTTGAGCAACAAGATCAGCAGTCGTTTAGGTACGTACAACAGAAGCTAACATTAGTCGTAAGGAAAGCAAGATGTCTAACAGCTTCAATATAGGCCTCACCCGTATTACTTTCCCCGGCTACAACCACGACCAGCTTATGAAAATCATACAATCTCGTCTTGAAGGCGTACCGGGAAATATTGTTGATGCAGATGCCGTCCAGTTTGCGAGTCGCAAAGTAGCTGCCGTCAGCGGAGACGCCAGACGAGCGCTGGATATCTGCCGTCGAGCGGTTGAGCTGGCAGAGAGCGACGCTCCGGGCGATCCAATGACTCCAAGCAAACGGGCGAATGAAAATGGAATTCCCGACCAGTCTCGGCGCGGAAGAGTGACAATCTCTACAATCAAGAGAGCCATCAATGAGGCCACGACCAATCCCATCCAACAACATCTGCGTGGCCTCCCCCTTACGTCGAAGATGCTCATGGCGGCGCTGCTACTAAGAATCCGAAGGTCTGGTCTGGCTGAGACGACTCTTGGCGAAACTCTGGATGAACTTCAGCGCTCCACGGCTTATACAGCCCGTCCACCTCCTGGAATGGCTCAAATCCTTCCTGGCCTCGGCAAGGGGAACCAAGCCGGTCGGCGTATGGTAGGACGGCCGCAATACATCCACACCGCGGCCCTGGAGCTGGTTGCCGCTGGCCTGATTAATTTGGAGGCGCATCGTGCGGACCGGTCAAGCAAGTTGCGGTTGGCCATTGCTGACGACGAGGTGAAGATGGCGCTGCGCGATGACGCGGATCTCAAGTCCATAGGTCTGAGTGTATGAACGGCACGGCCTTCGGCAGCGTCTACACTATACTCACGCTTTCATAAACCATTGTGTACACTAAGAGTTTGACAGGCGAGGAAGGATAAGGGAGAAATATGCAAAGATTTTGATAGATGTTTTGTACTTCAGCGTGTTGGTGGGTTTGGATACCAAAAATAGCAATGAGATCACGAAACAGATCATCTTATAGATATGTAAAGCACCTTTAATGTTATCATCAGAAAGTTAAGACACAATTCATTTACCAACATTAGCCCAGAATAATTAGTACATGAGTCATCTTGCCCAACTATTTCTACTCCATGAGATTCGGAAAGGCATCAAATGCCATAAAATATGCATGTGTCCATCCGCCAGTGATTTGCGGTGCAAGTTCTATGCTTCTTCCGTTGCCGCTTGATATATACACTTTGAAAATCGAGAATTAATAACGTAAATCAGATAACATTACTCCCATAAACTCCTGGCTAAAATTTCCTTTGCGCCAATGTTGGCGTCCATTGTATCGGGTGCGTCTCCTCTGACGCTTTTTCATCTGGTTTCCATATTTTGACTTTGAGGAAAACAAAGAGTTAGCATACAACATGTCAACTGGACAAGTTAAAATCCATTGAAGAAACACTTACTAGTCTTGTCAGCCTCGCCCGTGATGAGACGCAGTCCAGAACGGTCAAACGTCGAGCTCATGATGCCTGATTCGGCGTCTAATGAGCCTGGTTGAGCTGTTGTCTCGAAAGATTGGAATCGGTGACCTGACTTCCAGTCCCAGAAGCTCATTGAGCCATTGTCACCTAAATTGTGGAGTTAATTATCGATCTTGGTCCATCATGTGTATTCTTTACGCCATGGCAAAGGGAGGAAGAGATACGCACCACCTGAGAAGAAAACATTGTTGCTATTTACGCTcatggtgttgatgatggcattgtGGCCCTCAAAGTTCTGCATGAAAGCGCCTTCCGGGCATTTCCACTGCTTAAtactgccgctgctgcccgATGCAAAGGTGAATTCGGTAGGATGGACAGCCAAGGCCCGGACGCCCTTCTTGTGGTGGGTGAGAACGCCCATGGCCTTTCCGGCCGCCAGATCCCAAAGCCGGACGGTAGAGTCCAATGATGCTGTAATCACTTGGGGATCTGCCTCCTGGCATTCCACATCTGTCACAGTGCCGGTATGGCCCGACAAAACGTGAATGTTGCTGCGCGTCCGCATATCCCAAACTCGAGCAACGCCATCTCGACCACCAGTCACCAAGACATCCAGCGTCGGATGGAGAGCCAATGTGTAGACACCACTGAGATGGCCGTGGTAGTGGCGGATCACCTTGTTTGTCTCCAGATCCCAGCACTTGACCATTTTATCCTCGccgcaagagaagagatacgGGTGTCTTGGAGAGACGGCCAGGCCGCGCACGGTGCTAATGTGTCCCGTCAATGTCAATCGCAACGACCCCGTGGCGAGATCCCAGATCTTGATCGTCCTGTCGCCAGCACCGCTAGCAAACCACTTGTTCCCCGGCTCGACTGCCAAGCTGCGCACCCATCCCAAATGGCCTGAGATGACCCTCATCAGCTTCCACGGCGGGTGCCATTCGGGCTTGACTTGCTGGATTGCTTGTGACCCTCTGACTGTCAGGCTCATGCTCTGCGGTACCGTCGTTGTCGAAATCGTCGGCTCGTCTCCGTTGGCCTTTGACGCAGCCGGTGATGCTCCAGGTCCAGCCTCAAGAAGTTTGGGTGCTTTTCGCGCTGGGCCtccagccttggccgccgtCTTCCGCAGTGGTTGCTTCGATGGTTGTTTCGCTGCGAGCGCCTCGGGCAGGGTCTGGACAGCCGCGTATTCGGCCTCGAATCGACGCTTCATGACGGCATCTTCGAAGACGCCCTCGAGCTTCTGGCGCTTGCCGTTGGACAATTCGAGCCGAGAGTAGAGATGCCTCGTCGCAGAGGCATTTTGAGACGCGAGCGCACCCAGATGGAGCGCGTCTTGCGGCGTCTGTGGTGCCTCCATGGCACACAAGGAAGATGCAGAGGATTAGAGTACAAAAGATGGGATTTGGAGTCGATTCGCGTTTGTAGAACAAAAAAGCAGCCGCCAGAGGCGAACTTGGATTGGACTTGCAAGGCCCAGCCTTCTGTGGCGCAGGCGCTGTGGGGTGCATACATGCTGCAGTTCAGACTGTGGCGCACCAGGAAAATACAGGGCGAGCGCCCAGTACGCAATACAGCAGTGGCCTGGAAGCTTCAAGTACAACGCCTTACCCTGCATCTTTGGATTTTTTGCCCAGctacatctccatctcccacCACTCCAGAATCTGTTGCTCTCTTTTTAACCAAAATCAACTTCTTTAGCAAAGACTCAATATATACGAGATATAAACGACGCACTGTTCTCACAATGGCTGATACAGATGGCGATAAGTTTCCGCTGCACACGGCTGCAAGAGAAGGCAGAGGTATTGAGCTCTTGGCCATGTGCACACATTCAACATCAGCTAACATGGCCCAGTCTCCGTTGCAGAAGGTCTGCTCAAGGTATGTTCAGATGGCTAGAAGATCAATACGCATAAGCATGCAAGAAAATGAAGCTCAAATCATCTACCAACACCTCTATTTAATAGACGGATCCCAAGCTCTCAAAACGcaaggacgacgacggcagATATCCCGTCCActgggcagcttcttccaacaGCTACGACATTCTCCTCCTTTTAGCAAACCAGTCAAGCTTTGACCCAGATATTCAGGTATATATAcgttctcttcttccagcaaaatcatcttcatcggtGTTTACCAGTATTGAAATGAGATGAGCCAAGTTTTTAACCCAGCTTACTTACACCAAAATCTGTCTACGCAAATATAGGACGACAGCGGCTGGACTCCCCTCATGATCTCAGCCAGCGTTCAAAACAGCGAGCCAGCATTAAATCTCCTTCTCCAAAGGGGCGCCGATGTCAACATCAAGAGTAAGTTATTGCTTCAACTAGACTATCAAAGCCTTGGCTATTTGCTACTCATGTGCCTAACTAACTCATTTCTCAGATAACAACGGTCAAGTGAGTCAAAGATATCACTGTATTCTGAAACAAGATACAAAAACGTCAAATGCAACTTATGCATATGGATATGCCATAGTCCAGCTTAGCTAACATCAAACCCCCCCAGACAGCCCTCCACTTCGTCGCCTCCAAAAAGAACCTCGACGTCGCCCGCCTCCTCATCAGCTCCAAACCCCCAGCATCAACCCGCGTCCGCGACCGCCGCGGCCAATATCCCATCCATCGCGCCGCGGCCGTCGGTTCCGTGCCAATGGTGATGCTTCTGCTGAAGAACAGGAGCCCCCTGAATGCGACGGACAACGAAGGCTTcactcctcttcatcatgctgTCGCGGAGGGCCACGGTATGTGTCACACATCTCATGGGAAGTTTGTGAGTGAAGCTAATATGATGTGTTGTGTAGGAGACACTGCCGTCGCTCTTCtgaaagaagaggctgattTTACACTCAAGACTACCGATGGCGAACTTGCTATTGACTTGGCTCCAGACAAAGAGGTAAAGATACCCTACGTCCCCCTTTCATGTACAGATTccatgtatgcatgtattGGACTAACGTGCCGCAAACAGGTGCGCCAATTCATCATTCAAGGCGCTGAACGAGAAGGCATTCAGCTGGTCGATTAGTTATTAGCAAGCTTTATaccagatgcagcagctgtcAACAGGGGGGGATGATAAGCAGTAGTGTATAAAAGTGTACAAGTCTAATCTACAGAGCATACCACGCCTTGTCATTCCAAATCATTGTCTTTCATTAcgcttttccttctttccccttGATTCTGTGTCCTTCTATTAATGCTCCCTGCCCTCCCTTCTGAGCCCAAACCCATGAACAAGCCACACTTATTTTACAGTTCGCTCTACCAGTTCCCGATACATCGTCTTCACATCATCTACATCCGCTCTCAGCTCCTCAACCAGCTCACTCTTCTCTCCTAACAACTCCAAGGTGGTTTGGTATCTCGTATCCAGGTCGGCAACTTCCTTTTCCAGATCCGGCACCCTTGCAGATGCTGCCTTTGCGTCCTCCAAATCCTTCATCAGGCTCACCATATCTGACCTCGCCTCATCTCTCTGACTACAGACCCTCgccatctcttccttggcaGCAACTCTTTCGGCTTCCAGACGACGAATTGCGGCACTCATCCGTTCTACTAATTGAACAGACGGACCTGCCGCCACTGTTGACACTGAAATCATATCTTGTGCTAGATTGCGAGGCGACGAAGGGGCCGTATCGCTGAttccattttctctctctgtcaCAGACGGAGGTATTGTCGGTGGTGATTCCAACGGCTGATCCAGAggagagaagggagatggaggaacGGATCCGGAAAGTGACAGCGGCCCTGTCCCTATACGAGGCGGTAGGTATGCGGAAGACCGGCGAAGAGGACTGAATCCTTCTGCTGCGGTATCTAGTATATTTACAGGAGTGGGAGATCGTCGAATGCGGTTGGGAACAGATAATGAGACAGCTTCGGAGCTGAATGTTCGTGGGACGGAGAGTAATGGCGACTCTGGTCGGCTTTGGGTTCGTGATGGCGCTGCACCCGCAACTTCATCGATCCATTGTCTCCCTGATTCAGCCGTAAAGGCTCTGCTTGcagcctgcttctccttgtctAGATCTGTGCGGGTTTGTTCGAGGGCCGTCTCGGTAGCTTTTGAGGTCTTTTGGAGAGCAGCCAAGTCCTCGCGGCAGGTTTCCAGTTGCATCTGGGCATCTTGTAGCTCATCTTCCAGAATTCTGCTACGCTTGGCCTATggcaaaacaagaaaagtCAACAAAattagtatatatattgaCAGATGAATATCGACAGAAAAAGGGTTGGAATTGATCAGAACATGTCAGACGTACCGCATCCCGTGCCTTCTTGCGCATTTCAGACTCTCGACGCTGTGCTtcgtctctctcgctctccagGCTGGTCGTTTTCGACATCAAAGACGCTTCAATGCCCTGCCAATTTTGCCTGGCCGACGCATACTGTGACTGCAACGTCTCTATCTGCCGGAACAGCTTAGCCTGAGCCTCACCTCCTGTGCTagaggcagcttcttccgcgGTTACTCGTACACCTTCCAGCTTGCCCTCCATGCTCCGAAGCTCAAGACGTagctcggcctcgacggTGTTACCGCGCTGAATGGCACGCTCAAGCTTTTCGCTCGCTTCTATGGCATCCAGTCGGGCTTTCTCGCCTAGAGCCTCTAATTCCGCTCGAATAGCATCATTTGCCTCTTCGAGTTCCTTTTGCTTCACTCGCTCTGCGGCCAACGCCTTGCTCACAGCATCCGCCTTGGCAACCCGgccttgttcctcttttGACTTTACCTCCTGTTCAAGCCGACGAATCGTAGCATCCTTGTTGGCAttgtccttcttcaagatgtCAATTTCCTTCCGCAGAGCCGCTGTCGCTTTGGTGGCCTCCTGCTGGcgcttttccttctcttcatctccgtctAAGCGGTCGCGCAGCGCTTGGATATCGAGTGACATTTTGTCCTTTGCTTTCCGTGCTTCGTCCAACTGCTTGTCGCGCTCGCCCACCTGAAGCCGCAAAGCCTTGATCGCTGCTCGGTACTTTTGCTCTGCTCCAGCTAATTTCTGGCCTTCCTCCATCAGCAGCGCGATCCGCTCATCCTTCTCCgcaagcttcttttcctgGCTACCAGATGGGGCAGCTGACGCAGCCTGCTTTGCAGAGTCGGCGGCATTTTTAGAGAGATATTGGAGCTTGGACTGTATAGAGTCTATCCGTTCAACGTACTCTTGAATCTCCTCTCGATGTCGCAACTTTGCCTCCTCAAGCTCGCGAGCTAATTCGTCGGCACCAGGCCCATTTTCTACAACCGTTGTTGCCGCACCAGGGGTACCTGTCAGAGTTTCGTCTTTCACCACTTTTGTCGatatttcctcctcttcttttgaagGTACCTCTTTGAGCGTCTGTGCCTCTTTGAGCGTCTGTGCCTCTTCCGTTCCTAAAGGGGTATCCTCTGCGTTTTCAGCCGCCGGCTCCGAAGTAGACTCTATAGCCGCATCATCGTCCGTTATTGTTATCGGTATTGCGGTCGTCTCCGTAGTCGTCGTCTCCGTAGAGGTGTTTGTGGGATCAGGGACAATTTGAGGCGACTCCGTCTCGGATGCGGGCTTCTGTCCCGGCAGATTCTCAGACTGGTCTTGATCCATCGAGGGCCTCTCCATGGAGCTTCGGCTGGCCGCATCGAAGGAGCTGCGTGGTGACGCATTCGCCGGCGAAAGCGCATTCTTGTTAGCCAAGGCCTTGGCCAGTCTTGCTTGTAGTCGGTCATTTGCGCGGCTAGTCGACGATGCCCGAGAGTCTATTGTCACGAATTGCCTTTTGGttagctgctggagctgttcATATACCAAGTTGTTGGGAATCCTTTTCGCCCCTCTCTTCCCTTGACTTCCCCTCCTCATATTCTCCGCCGCATCATCACTCACTCACCAGAGCTCGTCACTTTTGGACTGGcagtcgtcgttgtcgttgtcgtcgtagcagcagcagcagaagcagccgcCGCGGGTGGCGTCGCACTGCGATCATCGTCCGACTCGGCCAGGATGTTGTCCAAGCGGGACTCGACGCCCGCCACGGCCTGCTGTAGAAACGAGCCCCATCGCGACGCCTGCTTCCCCGGCGCACTCATGGTGtagcaaacaaaacaagaaaaagagcctCTGAGTCTTGCGATGCAGCGTCCCCTTTCGGCCCCTGGAGGCAGAAAGGGCGTTTACGGCAGCAAAAGAGTGACTGGCGGCTGGACGTAAAAAGGAACAACAGCTGGTTGATGTCAATTGGGAAAGAAGCCGCAGGCCGCGCCACCCCCAAAAAGGCGAGGTTGAAAACGGCTTTCCGTCGACCGGCCAGGGCAGGAAAGGCTAAATCTAAAAATGGCGGGCGTTAATACGACCCCTCTATATGGAACAATGACATGCTGCCAGAAGCTGACGTTTACAACCGACAGCTACATAATACGTAGCCCGAATATCAATGGCATTTACTGGGTTTCATAGCGTTGGAGATACAATTTATCATGACGGATGATTATTTCATGAACATGTGCATACGCTGGAAATCTTTGCTTTGGTGTTCTCCTGCGCGTATATCCTACAGCCAACAATTGATACAAACCCAATTCCGGTATAGGCCGGGGGGGGAAGCCACCTATCACCTGTCACCAAGTATTCAATGCAGTGCATCGCATCACACTTCACTCCACCGCAATACCTGCACCCAACACCCGGTTTAGTAAttcatacatgtacctacacaAATCCTAGACAGGTACCTATATCGTGGTAGATAGATGCCAACAGAGGcactacatgtagcttttCAAGCGGCAAGCGGCCCATTTTGCCCGGCTCAAGTGCTCTATACACGGCTGCGCTACTGCAAACACGGAGCACACACTAGGATTTGATTTCAGCCCGATTGATATCATTTGGTCCAAGATTCCAACAGCTACCCAGATACCCACAGCGCATATGCAAGATAAAGGAACAGGTAGAAGAAAGAGataaagaggaaaaaaaagtacaaaTACCCGGTGATGCGAGGCAATTTTGCATCATTCATCTCCCATCTcatgataaaaaaaaaagtgataCACGCAGCACAACCTGGCCTCCAGCGACCCAATTCCCAATTCAAAAAGCCGTTAGAAACAACTCGTACATCATATCAAACATCGTCGACAAAATGAAGAACGAAATTGAAAAGCGAAGAAACACAAAACCGAAAACGAAACAaaaatctcatctcatcccaTCGCTACACTATGACTGGGATAGAAATTTGCCTGTAAATGTCCGGGATGGACTGGCCCGAAATCCCGGAAAGAATTGGCAGAGCTGTAATAAATAAGGTATGATACGGTAATGCCGCCTGTTGCCGCAATAGCAGCGTCTGAAGTTGAAAATAACCATCATCATGTCATGATAActgaagacaaaaaaaatccagACAGCACGCAGAACAGGAAGATTGAAGAGTaagaaacaagcaacaaATTGAGACATATAGGTCAtcataaaaagaaaataagaaaagatCAAACACGCTTGCTCAAGATTCATGCGACTCTCGAATATCATCCGGCGAGCTTTCTCCACCAGCTGCTCCGAGGCGCTGGCTCTGCGGCAGAATCTCGTCGGCTGCGATGGCGCTCATCGCTTCCTTCTGATGCGCCGTTGCGCTTCTCGcgctctcgtctctctcgcctctctcgGCGGCGTCTCTCGTCTGCATCTTCCACAGGCACCTCCTCGTGCTTGGCTCGTCGCCGAGCGCGCCGAGCCTCACGCCGGGCTTGTTCGTCTTCCGTGTGCT is a window encoding:
- a CDS encoding uncharacterized protein (EggNog:ENOG41), producing the protein MNKGKLRASSRPPRPRNFQNPNGQNEGSRKFWGSPKRMATAKSQMNDRRQLTVAAFAGDYRGPPPADRDLIEATFVTSIKEYGFYATQFTTHDSEMDAVRQRHQVWIVADGPESPNVLKIFSESVTNLQAAIYTLNQRFHDARLSRDLLTSVIIPQKSSRVTDDTRIRVYPDQRPRISKHFTEPDNMPKTVAALLHELRPHLQTASKCLKSSNSEIRMRVSFALLDDNIFGKGQADLVNWDDYAAQVKLYSHQGGLHFSTRFREFRLSNYIINRMLEYDGADDLRLDRKSVKRTHTLYLTMGDDRELKVENWASDESALSRAKLGLSSPVSYIDWKVTAPEMIFDWRLHAETWKYESVPKELLRLLETLKLRDGCNEDETNFLQPSAVVVTKDPRYWSHDIYRTRLKTSFIAEFQDSPYVLEIGINQEWEGLNTRAPENKINWQMEFYGKHWDSAMNQVNPVDQRKDFGEGLKNIWVGSDPDLEKRFGNFLEVFLKVQHQVNSLQDDEADDEAENEAENEAENEAENEADDEAEDEAEDEQAE
- a CDS encoding uncharacterized protein (BUSCO:EOG092D28LI) gives rise to the protein MEAPQTPQDALHLGALASQNASATRHLYSRLELSNGKRQKLEGVFEDAVMKRRFEAEYAAVQTLPEALAAKQPSKQPLRKTAAKAGGPARKAPKLLEAGPGASPAASKANGDEPTISTTTVPQSMSLTVRGSQAIQQVKPEWHPPWKLMRVISGHLGWVRSLAVEPGNKWFASGAGDRTIKIWDLATGSLRLTLTGHISTVRGLAVSPRHPYLFSCGEDKMVKCWDLETNKVIRHYHGHLSGVYTLALHPTLDVLVTGGRDGVARVWDMRTRSNIHVLSGHTGTVTDVECQEADPQVITASLDSTVRLWDLAAGKAMGVLTHHKKGVRALAVHPTEFTFASGSSGSIKQWKCPEGAFMQNFEGHNAIINTMSVNSNNVFFSGGDNGSMSFWDWKSGHRFQSFETTAQPGSLDAESGIMSSTFDRSGLRLITGEADKTIKIWKPDEKASEETHPIQWTPTLAQRKF
- a CDS encoding uncharacterized protein (BUSCO:EOG092D2MHF), with the protein product MSAPGKQASRWGSFLQQAVAGVESRLDNILAESDDDRSATPPAAAASAAAATTTTTTTTASPKVTSSDSRASSTSRANDRLQARLAKALANKNALSPANASPRSSFDAASRSSMERPSMDQDQSENLPGQKPASETESPQIVPDPTNTSTETTTTETTAIPITITDDDAAIESTSEPAAENAEDTPLGTEEAQTLKEAQTLKEVPSKEEEEISTKVVKDETLTGTPGAATTVVENGPGADELARELEEAKLRHREEIQEYVERIDSIQSKLQYLSKNAADSAKQAASAAPSGSQEKKLAEKDERIALLMEEGQKLAGAEQKYRAAIKALRLQVGERDKQLDEARKAKDKMSLDIQALRDRLDGDEEKEKRQQEATKATAALRKEIDILKKDNANKDATIRRLEQEVKSKEEQGRVAKADAVSKALAAERVKQKELEEANDAIRAELEALGEKARLDAIEASEKLERAIQRGNTVEAELRLELRSMEGKLEGVRVTAEEAASSTGGEAQAKLFRQIETLQSQYASARQNWQGIEASLMSKTTSLESERDEAQRRESEMRKKARDAAKRSRILEDELQDAQMQLETCREDLAALQKTSKATETALEQTRTDLDKEKQAASRAFTAESGRQWIDEVAGAAPSRTQSRPESPLLSVPRTFSSEAVSLSVPNRIRRSPTPVNILDTAAEGFSPLRRSSAYLPPRIGTGPLSLSGSVPPSPFSPLDQPLESPPTIPPSVTERENGISDTAPSSPRNLAQDMISVSTVAAGPSVQLVERMSAAIRRLEAERVAAKEEMARVCSQRDEARSDMVSLMKDLEDAKAASARVPDLEKEVADLDTRYQTTLELLGEKSELVEELRADVDDVKTMYRELVERTVK